The Streptomyces sp. NL15-2K genome contains a region encoding:
- a CDS encoding substrate-binding domain-containing protein, whose translation MEWLNAENLVAVGTAVLGLAASVAVVWYERRVPRRKRIGFRVQMDTPIGSDARNGGRPNVRFGLFDEFSDLSDATLVLLRIENDGSVGIAGEDYTSRERHGLTAVFADRTIRGIAVTQPLDAVHLMEHFTPVAGLRHDGGTLYLPKVPLNKGQHFKVLALLTGGGVGCDVRVIGGIRDGEVKPNRGMTADDKPPLFSRPARLITVLFTACVITLASIIVIRNDDVPPPPPIGCAKGTLTVTGSTAFAPAAEKLGESYEKACPGSDIKVEPHGSTAGIRALDTAGAEAASSGGSPSVIAFSDGRKPNGYPELRENPVAVSVFTLVVNDRVTVRDLSLDEVRKIYRGEIRNWQDVDGPNMPILLVSRDANSGTREVFQRQVLESNEPANSSRDCRTKDDTNATVIRCELDSTAQVLSTVARLSGAIGYSEPRSAAATKGRHSLSIDGQTASIETLGTSDYPYREIEYAYTYGRPPADSLSVSFINYVTRGAGQDVVRDQGHFPCLSPEGLRLCGGR comes from the coding sequence GTGGAATGGCTGAACGCCGAGAACCTGGTGGCGGTGGGCACGGCGGTACTCGGCCTCGCGGCGTCCGTCGCCGTCGTCTGGTACGAGCGCCGGGTTCCGCGCCGCAAACGCATCGGCTTCCGCGTCCAGATGGACACCCCGATCGGAAGCGACGCTCGCAACGGCGGACGGCCCAACGTACGGTTCGGCCTGTTCGACGAGTTCTCCGACCTGTCCGACGCCACCCTCGTCCTGCTGCGCATCGAGAACGACGGCTCCGTGGGCATCGCCGGCGAGGACTACACCAGCCGTGAACGACACGGTCTCACCGCCGTCTTCGCCGACCGCACCATCCGGGGCATCGCTGTCACCCAGCCCTTGGACGCCGTCCATCTGATGGAGCACTTCACCCCGGTCGCGGGCCTGCGCCACGACGGCGGCACCTTGTACCTGCCGAAGGTTCCCCTCAACAAGGGCCAGCATTTCAAGGTGCTGGCGCTACTGACCGGTGGCGGGGTCGGCTGTGACGTCAGGGTGATCGGCGGGATCCGGGACGGCGAGGTGAAGCCCAACCGGGGGATGACCGCCGACGACAAGCCGCCTCTCTTCAGCCGCCCGGCCCGACTGATCACGGTTCTGTTCACCGCGTGCGTCATCACCCTCGCGTCCATAATCGTCATACGCAACGACGACGTACCCCCGCCCCCGCCCATCGGCTGCGCCAAGGGAACCCTGACCGTCACCGGATCCACCGCCTTCGCCCCGGCTGCGGAGAAACTTGGCGAAAGTTACGAGAAGGCATGCCCCGGCTCGGACATCAAGGTGGAGCCGCACGGCAGTACCGCCGGGATCCGGGCACTGGACACGGCGGGCGCCGAGGCGGCCTCGTCCGGAGGCTCCCCGTCCGTCATCGCCTTCTCCGACGGCCGCAAGCCGAACGGCTACCCCGAACTCCGGGAGAACCCCGTCGCGGTCTCCGTCTTCACCCTGGTGGTGAACGACCGGGTCACGGTGAGGGATCTGAGCCTGGACGAGGTGCGGAAGATCTACCGGGGCGAGATCCGCAACTGGCAGGACGTGGACGGCCCGAACATGCCCATCCTCCTGGTCAGCCGCGACGCCAATTCGGGTACCCGTGAGGTCTTCCAGCGGCAGGTTCTGGAGAGCAACGAGCCCGCCAACTCCTCCCGCGACTGCCGTACCAAGGACGACACCAACGCCACGGTCATCCGCTGCGAACTCGACAGCACAGCACAGGTGCTGAGCACGGTGGCCCGCCTGTCCGGCGCGATCGGTTACAGCGAACCGCGTTCCGCCGCCGCCACGAAGGGCCGGCACTCGCTGAGCATCGACGGGCAGACGGCATCCATCGAAACCCTCGGCACCAGCGACTACCCCTATCGGGAGATCGAGTACGCCTACACCTACGGCCGCCCGCCAGCCGACTCTCTCTCCGTGAGCTTCATCAACTACGTGACTCGCGGCGCCGGGCAGGACGTCGTACGCGACCAGGGGCACTTCCCGTGTCTCAGCCCGGAGGGCCTGCGGCTCTGCGGCGGGCGGTGA
- a CDS encoding ATP/GTP-binding protein yields MYDGQVRTPGEAAVAAPARPVNLAPLKDGLATEKRALAEDLRRIFLVLGISVRRYAARRFLNPSSVTRYLNGERVPPWEFVAGVIADVQEAQAPLTPEAEAALRDLHRAALKSNQHSSEVQALQDKLAEADEETRRITTRQRALEEALLDREGRLAKVRGRCRNLETQLEEQRLAHRGEVELWQGEYARLQEESGDLQEQVIYLQEALAVTRAELIAAEDRCHRLETRLETLQELGGDGQEDDGPPSIMVMLEEADRRSSVPELVRAVGDLELRTRKAMASELVRSASQSRTIEEVAGLLSALRQAGFDAHAQTALPAMVMVRSVDDTSALARELFREGLEEYVLILVQASVKFHQPEDVADFALALHRAGLPQHAEGLLGAAAVVRPVPDLVSVTLTLRSGELDDSVVAAMAAAAAQRSVSDLVTLSITLRDVGLARYADALQLAAAAGRSASDVAEFIRSLTRHGLEQDAETVFAQTQNRSVGHLIPLVQTLRDNRAWLVVSRAAECRPVDDVAVLISELHMTGRHQFAANLLVLIVRMRPVGQIAKLLENLGGMAPGPEAIMRTAARVLTPAEAAALLTWLEHHGLSQPAEVIFRCTVHDELVGQAGLFLAALAGSGSRYASQEVLCRYAGDMEVATLASLMLALESASLIGHLDAVIHDRYVDCPVLNVVLLAKRLDSAGGVGLRVERVLRRVVDHMVRARSLADQAALVGALQSAGLGTIAERLTTEALKAYGRRFKEQLTREQTKHEQKVMSRAFWLPDPTRPRRRSRPT; encoded by the coding sequence ATGTACGACGGACAGGTGCGCACCCCTGGTGAGGCGGCTGTGGCCGCCCCAGCTCGGCCGGTAAATCTGGCCCCGCTGAAGGACGGCTTGGCCACGGAGAAGCGGGCGTTGGCTGAGGACCTGCGCCGGATCTTTCTCGTGCTCGGGATCAGCGTGCGGCGCTATGCGGCACGCCGGTTCCTCAACCCGAGTTCCGTGACCCGCTACCTCAACGGTGAGCGGGTCCCGCCGTGGGAATTCGTCGCAGGCGTCATCGCGGACGTCCAGGAGGCCCAGGCTCCCCTTACCCCCGAGGCGGAGGCGGCCCTGCGGGATCTGCACCGGGCGGCACTGAAGAGCAACCAGCACAGCAGCGAGGTGCAGGCACTGCAGGACAAGCTGGCCGAAGCCGACGAGGAGACCCGGCGCATCACGACTCGGCAGAGGGCTCTGGAGGAGGCGCTGCTGGACCGGGAGGGCCGTCTGGCGAAGGTGCGGGGTCGGTGCCGGAACCTGGAGACGCAGCTGGAAGAACAGCGTCTCGCTCACCGGGGCGAAGTAGAGCTGTGGCAGGGCGAGTATGCGCGGCTGCAGGAAGAAAGCGGCGACCTGCAGGAGCAGGTCATCTACTTGCAGGAGGCACTGGCGGTCACTCGCGCCGAACTGATCGCTGCCGAGGATCGGTGCCACCGGTTGGAGACCAGGCTCGAAACCCTCCAGGAGCTGGGCGGGGATGGGCAGGAGGACGATGGACCTCCCTCGATCATGGTGATGCTGGAGGAGGCCGACCGCAGGTCCTCGGTGCCCGAGCTGGTGAGGGCCGTGGGGGACCTGGAGTTGCGTACTCGGAAGGCCATGGCAAGTGAGCTGGTGAGGTCGGCCAGCCAGTCGCGCACCATCGAGGAGGTGGCGGGTCTCCTGTCCGCGCTGCGGCAGGCAGGGTTCGACGCGCACGCTCAGACTGCGTTGCCCGCCATGGTGATGGTGCGCTCGGTCGACGACACCAGCGCCTTGGCCCGGGAACTGTTCCGAGAGGGCCTCGAAGAATACGTACTGATCCTGGTGCAGGCGTCGGTGAAGTTTCACCAGCCTGAGGATGTGGCCGACTTCGCCCTCGCGCTGCACCGGGCCGGGCTCCCCCAGCATGCCGAGGGCCTTCTGGGAGCCGCAGCCGTGGTCCGTCCGGTCCCCGACTTGGTGTCTGTGACCCTCACGCTGAGGAGCGGCGAACTCGACGACTCGGTGGTCGCCGCTATGGCCGCCGCTGCCGCTCAGCGATCGGTGTCTGACCTGGTAACGCTGAGCATCACGCTGCGTGACGTGGGCCTGGCCCGGTACGCCGATGCCCTCCAACTGGCGGCGGCAGCCGGACGGTCCGCGTCGGACGTGGCCGAGTTCATTCGCTCGCTGACCCGCCACGGGCTGGAGCAGGATGCCGAGACTGTCTTCGCCCAGACCCAGAACCGCAGCGTCGGGCATCTGATCCCGCTCGTCCAAACCCTCCGGGACAACCGAGCCTGGTTGGTGGTGTCCCGGGCCGCGGAGTGCCGTCCCGTCGATGATGTCGCCGTCCTGATCAGCGAGCTCCATATGACAGGACGCCATCAGTTCGCGGCGAACCTGCTGGTTCTGATCGTGCGGATGAGACCGGTGGGCCAGATCGCGAAGCTGCTGGAAAATCTGGGCGGTATGGCTCCGGGCCCAGAGGCGATCATGCGGACGGCGGCCAGGGTCCTCACGCCCGCTGAGGCCGCCGCACTGCTCACCTGGCTGGAGCACCACGGACTGTCCCAGCCTGCCGAGGTCATCTTCCGTTGTACGGTGCACGACGAACTCGTCGGACAGGCGGGCCTCTTCCTCGCGGCCCTCGCCGGATCCGGATCGCGCTACGCCAGCCAGGAGGTCCTGTGCCGGTATGCCGGCGACATGGAGGTGGCGACCCTGGCATCCCTGATGCTGGCCCTCGAATCAGCCTCGCTCATTGGTCATCTCGACGCAGTCATCCACGACAGGTACGTCGATTGCCCGGTCCTCAATGTCGTCCTGCTGGCCAAGCGGCTCGACTCGGCCGGCGGGGTCGGGCTGCGAGTCGAACGCGTGCTGCGACGGGTCGTGGACCACATGGTCCGCGCGCGTTCTCTCGCCGATCAGGCGGCCCTGGTTGGCGCCCTGCAGTCGGCCGGACTGGGCACGATTGCTGAAAGACTCACTACCGAGGCCCTCAAGGCGTACGGACGACGGTTCAAGGAACAGCTGACGCGAGAGCAGACCAAACACGAGCAGAAGGTCATGTCCCGGGCCTTCTGGCTCCCGGACCCCACTCGTCCCCGCCGCCGGAGCAGGCCCACCTAG